The Oncorhynchus masou masou isolate Uvic2021 chromosome 8, UVic_Omas_1.1, whole genome shotgun sequence genome has a window encoding:
- the LOC135544352 gene encoding DNA-directed RNA polymerase II subunit RPB1-like produces MAANIIVHQQVAAPAMRAWNTGLFDCCQDMNSCCYGFWCCPCLACSTTGEFGESTCLPLVDIMGPACMVAFGVPIIVPPASLSMRVAVRHKYGIQQSLCEDIMASCFCVWCSWCQMAREIKDHKSCTFTTTQPVAIQVQPPTMTNSNVSYTTNHQSYTMTSPQSPNPQGYIMTNPQGYTMTSPQSPNPQGYIMTNPQGYTMTTPQSPNQQGYIMTNQQGYIMTSPKSPNQQGYIMTSPQSSSMVEKHPDMMAGPPSQMMASAPNAYNPAFMMPPDMSNHMVNTPVSTQPSKC; encoded by the exons ATGGCAGCAAACATCATAGTCCACCAACAGGTGGCAGCACCTGCTATGAGGGCCTGGAACACTGGCCTTTTTGACTGCTGTCAAGACATGAATTCCT gTTGTTATGGTTTCTGGTGCTGTCCTTGCTTAGCCTGCTCCACCACGGGAGAGTTTGGCGAGAGCACCTGTCTGCCATTAGTGGACATCATGGGCCCTGCTTGCATGGTTGCCTTTGGGGTGCCCATCATTGTGCCACCCGCAAGTCTGTCCATGCGGGTTGCTGTACGCCACAAATATGGCATTCAG CAAAGCCTTTGTGAGGATATCATGGCGTCCTGCTTCTGTGTCTGGTGCTCATGGTGTCAGATGGCCAGGGAGATCAAAGACCACAAGAGCTGCACTTTCACAACCACCCAGCCTGTGGCCATCCAAGTGCAGCCTCCAACCATGACCAACTCAAACGTGTCCTACACAACCAATCATCAGAGCTACACCATGACCAGCCCACAGTCCCCCAACCCACAGGGCTACATCATGACCAACCCACAGGGCTACACCATGACCAGCCCACAGTCCCCCAACCCACAGGGCTACATCATGACCAACCCACAGGGCTACACCATGACCACCCCACAGTCCCCCAACCAACAGGGCTACATCATGACCAACCAACAGGGCTACATCATGACCAGCCCAAAGTCCCCAAACCAACAGGGCTACATCATGACCAGCCCACAGTCCTCCAGCATGGTTGAGAAGCACCCTGATATGATGGCAGGCCCCCCATCTCAAATGATGGCTTCTGCTCCTAATGCCTATAACCCTGCTTTCATGATGCCCCCTGATATGTCTAACCATATGGTGAACACCCCTGTCTCCACCCAACCATCCAAATGCTGA
- the ugt5g2 gene encoding UDP glucuronosyltransferase 5 family, polypeptide G2: protein MSERVQRSLVLPTFAWLLLPLMLLLLTLPLGYHGSRILVFPIDGSHWVNMEVLVKELHGRSHQVTVIRQADSWFVRERSPHYTSVTVKLGDTTFDLGFFEQAVRNVLEGRRKGLVMGSLVPIRELVSILRAAHSSTRTMLSIMLEDWALMTQLKDSSFDVMVTDPGMPAGIILAHYLNLTMVYNVRWMSFGEGHFSIAPSPISYVPVPGSGLTDNMGLLQRTQNLIHYIINLLQERLLVLPIYSDILDQHFPPGTNLLSLQQSADMWLMRVDFVFEFPRPTMPNVVYIGGFQCRPAKPLPGELEAFMQSSGEQGVVVMSLGTLISALPKEVTEAVAAAFAQLPQKVVWRLMGKRPSSLGNNTLLLDWLPQNDLLGHPKTRAFVAHGGTNGIYEAIYHGVPVLGLPLLFDQQDNLVRLQAKGAAQMLDAATLTEWEFLEALQDILKNPSYQRNMKRLSSLHRDQPLHPLDRAVFWVEYVIRNKGASHLRTEAYSMPWYSYYSLDVVALLLTIPLGSVGALFSFVRVLLKRRSKKTMSHLGNTKIENSAKPESKKVENIPQLDKNKTEKMSHADEKETEKPRQ from the coding sequence ATGTCTGAGCGTGTGCAGAGATCTCTGGTTCTGCCCACCTTTGCCTGGCTCCTCCTCCCATTGatgctcctcctcctcacactgcCCCTTGGTTACCATGGCAGCAGGATCCTGGTGTTCCCTATAGACGGCAGCCACTGGGTCAACATGGAGGTGCTGGTGAAGGAGCTCCATGGGCGTAGTCACCAGGTGACTGTGATACGACAGGCTGACAGCTGGTTCGTCAGGGAGCGTTCACCACACTACACTTCAGTCACGGTAAAGCTGGGGGATACAACGTTCGACCTGGGCTTTTTTGAGCAGGCGGTGCGTAATGTCCTGGAGGGACGCAGGAAAGGCCTGGTGATGGGCAGCCTGGTCCCGATCAGAGAGCTGGTGTCCATTCTGAGAGCTGCCCACAGCTCCACCCGCACCATGCTCTCCATTATGCTGGAGGACTGGGCCCTGATGACACAGCTTAAGGACTCAAGCTTTGATGTCATGGTCACGGACCCCGGCATGCCTGCTGGTATCATCTTAGCACATTACCTCAACCTGACCATGGTCTACAATGTGCGCTGGATGAGCTTTGGAGAGGGCCATTTCTCCATAGCCCCCTCTCCTATCTCGTATGTGCCTGTCCCAGGCTCTGGGCTCACTGACAACATGGGTCTCCTCCAGAGGACACAAAACCTCATACATTACATCATCAACCTCCTCCAAGAGCGCCTGTTGGTGCTACCCATTTACAGTGACATACTGGATCAGCATTTCCCCCCAGGGACTAACCTTCTATCCTTGCAGCAGTCAGCTGACATGTGGCTGATGAGGGTGGACTTTGTATTTGAGTTCCCACGGCCCACTATGCCTAATGTGGTCTACATAGGGGGGTTCCAGTGCCGACCGGCCAAGCCACTGCCTGGGGAGCTGGAGGCCTTCATGCAGAGCTCTGGGGAGCAGGGGGTGGTGGTGATGTCCCTGGGCACCCTAATCTCTGCTCTGCCTAAAGAGGTGACTGAGGCTGTTGCTGCAGCCTTTGCCCAACTGCCACAGAAGGTTGTATGGAGGTTAATGGGAAAAAGACCGTCATCTCTAGGAAACAACACTCTGCTGCTGGACTGGCTTCCCCAGAACGATCTCCTGGGCCACCCAAAGACCCGCGCCTTCGTGGCCCACGGAGGCACCAATGGTATCTATGAGGCCATCTACCATGGTGTCCCTGTGCTGGGCCTGCCTCTGCTGTTTGACCAGCAGGACAACCTAGTGCGTCTGCAAGCCAAGGGAGCGGCCCAGATGCTGGATGCAGCCACACTCACGGAATGGGAGTTCCTGGAGGCGTTGCAGGACATCCTGAAGAACCCTTCTTACCAGCGCAACATGAAGAGACTTTCCAGCCTACACAGAGACCAGCCTCTGCATCCACTGGATCGTGCAGTCTTCTGGGTTGAGTATGTGATCAGGAACAAAGGAGCATCCCACCTCCGTACTGAGGCCTACAGCATGCCCTGGTACTCATACTACAGCCTGGATGTGGTGGCCTTACTACTGACCATCCCACTGGGCTCTGTAGGGGCTCTGTTCTCCTTTGTCAGAGTGCTACTCAAACGAAGGTCCAAGAAGACAATGTCCCATTTAGGGAACACGAAGATAGAGAACAGTGCTAAACCAGAATCAAAAAAAGTGGAAAACATACCTCAACTAGATAAAAATAAAACAGAGAAAATGTCCCATGCAGATGAGAAGGAAACAGAGAAACCCAGACAGTGA